The proteins below come from a single Triticum aestivum cultivar Chinese Spring chromosome 5D, IWGSC CS RefSeq v2.1, whole genome shotgun sequence genomic window:
- the LOC123125326 gene encoding uncharacterized protein yields MENQRSAVGWRIHPPPPPHLPPPPPPSTQGHDDQKFGESQEISIEGTAKNSGRAKWNHQMKAYLIELLRDHDVPKYRTQNAWSKEAWTSIVGKFNQRFDLSFTIVQVKQKEQDLKRDFKAVKDLISESGFGWDRDRKMVVAPDNVWAALEARKNKDALTWRGRSFPYYEDLFALYDGRYAQGRSCRGMDYYANRATQLSQFPTSHSPQLQGLEAHLHTPTPTIHAPGDSSMQFDIEEDSENTNWFSSNNTFNQVEANSAQGNDLTVHAPQVEAISISSQHVGQTLHEIPQVVHRNRRPSSSAHEVTSRKRAKKQKTTSIDDFHERYLKLRREEIDRYAARRVN; encoded by the exons ATGGAGAACCAGCGGAGCGCTGTCGGCTGGCGAATCCACCCTCCTCCGCCTCCCCATCTCCCCCCTCCACCCCCTCCATCCACGCAAGGGCATGACGACCAGAAATTTGGGGAAAGCCAAGAAATCTCCATAGAAG GTACCGCTAAGAATTCTGGTAGAGCCAAGTGGAATCATCAGATGAAGGCATATCTCATTGAACTCTTAAGAGATCATGATGTTCCCAAATACCGGACACAAAATGCATGGAGTAAAGAGGCCTGGACAAGTATTGTTGGTAAATTCAATCAAAGAtttgatttatccttcacgatagTTCAAGTGAAGCAAAAGGAGCAGGATCTAAAGAGAGATTTCAAAGCtgtaaaagacttaatatctgaaAGTGGTTTTGGCTGGGATCGTGACAGAAAGATGGTGGTGGCTCCAGATAATGTTTGGGCTGCACTAGAGGCACGTAAAAACAAGGACGCCCTCACGTGGCGAGGAAGGTCATTTCCATACTATGAAGATCTTTTTGCTCTATATGATG GACGCTATGCTCAGGGAAGGAGTTGTCGTGGCATGGATTATTATGCGAACAGAGCAACACAACTCTCACAGTTTCCAACATCACATTCACCACAATTGCAAGGGCTGGAGGCGCATTTGCACACACCGACTCCAACCATACATGCTCCTGGTGATTCATCCATGCAATTTGACATTGAAGAGGATAGTGAAAACACAAATTGGTTTTCTAGCAATAATACATTCAATCAAGTGGAGGCAAACTCGGCTCAAGGAAATGACTTGACAGTACATGCTCCACAAGTTGAAGCAATATCAATTTCCTCACAACATGTTGGACAAACCTTGCATGAAATTCCACAAGTTGTACATCGCAATCGTCGACCATCTAGCTCAGCTCATGAGGTTACTAGCAGGAAGAGAGCGAAAAAGCAAAAGACGACCAGTATTGATGATTTTCATGAGAGATACCTGAAACTCAGAAGGGAAGAAATAGATAGGTATGCAGCCAGGAGAGTAAATTAA